The Proteiniborus ethanoligenes genome segment TTTCTCGCCTTAGCTTTTCATCTGTTTGTGTTGCCCTGAATAAATTAGCAGCAAGTTCTGTGCTACCCATATGATCTAAAATTTGTTGACTCCTTTTAAGTTTTTTCTTTTGGTGAATTTCCTTTGCTCCTAGTCCACCGTAGAGTCCTTGATATCCTTTATTTTGAAAAATTGCATAATCTTTTGATGTTTCTATTCCTGCCATTTGTGCTGCTTCTGCTAAGGATTTGTTATGATTTTTTAATTCATTTCTAATTGCTAAACGCTTTTCTTCTTCTGTTAATTGCTTAAAATCCTCTTCTATTTCTCTTTCCCTTGTTTTAACTGCAAAATAAGTTTGACCAAGTGCTATTACTTCTTTTCTTGAATCTGCATTTTGTACTATTAAATAGCATGCATATCTTGAAAGCATAATATCCTCAATTTCCCTTTGGGCTCCTGAGCCAAGTTCGACCATATTGTTGACGTCAACAAAATGGTCCTCGACTATATACTCACTATTCTTACATGCCATCTTAGCTTTATCGATAACCAATAAGAAATTTCGCCATTCCTTATACTCTAAAGTCTTTTGCAATTCTCTCCCATACCAAAATTCAACACCATCTTCAGTCAAATGCTTTATGTTTTCAAATATTTTTTGTGAATAAGTTTTAATATTTGACATTGGTATCCCCCTTTTAATTTTGCTAAAGCCCCAGTTCTTTTAAATACCTTTTCATCTGCTCTTCCACTTTTGTAAGCTCTGATTTTATGTCCGTAATATTTTTAGCTACTTCTTCCATATTCACTGGCTCTTCCTCTTCAAAAGTATCTACATATCTTGGAATATTAAGATTATAATCGTTTTCTTTTACTTCTTCTTTGCTAGCTACATAGGAATATTTATCTATAGTTTCATAGTTTTCATATGTTTTTACTATTTTCTCTATATCCTGTTCTCTCAATTTGTTTTGATTTTTATCCTTTTCATAGTTGCCTTCCCCCGAAGCATCTATAAATAGAATATCTTTTCTAGCTCTATTTTTCTTAAACACCATTATGCAAGCTGGAATTCCAGTGCCATAAAATAATGATTCTGGTAAGCCTATTACTGCATCTAGTAGATTCATCTCTATTATTTGCTTCCTGATTCTTTCTTCACTGGCTCCTCTGAATAATACTCCATGTGGAAGTATAACAGCCATTCTTCCTTCCTCAGCTAAAGAATAAAGCATGTGCTGAACAAATGCAAAATCTCCTCTCGATGCAGGCGGTACTCCCCAATCGAATCTACCATAAGGATCCAGATTTGCCTCCATTTTAAATTTATTATCATTGTCTCCTGCAAAACCCATGGCCCATTTATCTAGGGAAAAAGGTGGATTGGCTACGACTACTTGGAACTTCATCAGTCTTCCATCTTCTAAGTGTAGAGGATTTGCTAAAGTGTCTCCCCAAGCAATTTTAGCATCATCAATACCATGCAAAAACATATTCATCATACAGAGTGAATGAGTTTGTCCATTTCTCTCCTGTCCATATACTGCTACTTTTCTACTAGGTACTTGATTTACTACTTTTATTAGTAAGGACCCGGATCCACAGGTAGGGTCATATATTCTATCATTTTCCCCTGGCTTGACAATTCTTGCAAGGAGTTCCGAAACCATAGAAGGCGTGAAAAATTCTCCACCCTTTTTCCCTGCATCTGATGCAAATCTTTCAATCATGAATTGATAAGCATCTCCAATAATATCATTTTCTCCTACTTTTGAAGGACTTAAATCAAGTTTCGCAAAGTCTTCTAATAATATTCTAAGCATAGCATTTCTGTCTTTAGTGTGACCTAATACTGCCTCGCTATTAAAGTCTATATTTCTAAATACACCTCTTAATTTACCTGCGTTTTCAGTTTCTAATCTTTCTAATGCCTTGTTGATTTCTTCTCCAACCTCAGGGTCATTTCTTTTGCTGTATAGATAGTCAAAGGTAGATTTTTCATCTAATATAAATCTTTCTCTTGACATTGCTCTTTTAATTCTTTCTTCATTTCCTTCATACTTTTCAATATATTTTCTTAGATGTTCCTTATAGGTATCGCTTAAATATTTAATAAAAAGCATTACAAGTACATAATCCTTATATATACTTGAATCTATTTTCCCCCTAAATGTATCTGAAGCTTCCCATAATGTTTGATTAATTTGTGACTGTGTGGTTTTATTATCCATAATAGCTCCTCCTTTAATCCATTTTTAGTAATTTGTCTGTTATTGTCTTATAGTACTTTTCCTTTTCTTCTATCAGTTTATATAATAGCTGTATTTCTCTTAGGTGTAGCTCTCTAATTTCCCATATCTTCTTTTGTTTTTCTATTGGAACTTCATCTATATCTAATGATGCAAGAATGCTTTTATTGGTAGTAGATATAGCCGTTCCAGTCTGTGATTTCATAAGTTCTTTTTTTACTTTATCGGTGTTAAGATACCATGTGATATACTCTGGAATAAATTTCTGTGTTGTGAGTTTTATAATGGCAAAATATGATGGTACTAAAAGACCTGATTTGCTTTTATCTATGTAAACACTAGTATGGGGATGACTTAATCGTATAAGGATATCACCTTCTTCGGTAAAATAACCATTATCTAATTCATCATTACTTTCAAAGGTTTCAAATTGTTCTTCATTAAAAGCTCCATTCTCTTCAATATTTTTTAAGGTTATTAGTTTGTATCTGCTTTCGACTTCATATTTTATGGATGCTTTTTTTCTAGATAGTACTAATCCTATTTTTATATCTGTAATTTCACCTAGTTTCATTTTGCACCTCCTTGTTAAATATAAAATAGTGCATTATTTTTATTTTGTTAAATTCATCATATAGCATTTTTCTTTTAGAGTCAATTCCCTTTTGTACTATTAATGATAAGCTTACAACGATGTCTCCTAAAAAAACAAATATTGTTATATATTTAATACTAATTTGGGTAAATATATATTAACGAAAAAACGAGGAGTGGTTATATGAAAAAATTAATAAGCATTGAATATTGTACTTCTTGAGGCTATCTAGGTAGAGCAGTTGCTCTAGCAGAAGGTATTTTAAATGAACATAGGAATTCTTTAGAGATGGTTAGCATTATTCCATCCTCTGGAGGGGTCTTTGAAATTAAAATCAATGATGAATTAATTTTCTCTAAAAAAGAGCTAAGTCGTTTTCCAAACGATGATGAAGTTGAGGAGATAATTAGAGAAAGGTTGTTTTAAAAATTTTATAAAGCTATTAGATTGCCAGTATTTCTGGATATTTTTTGCGGTTACAGTAGATTGGTGTTTAACAGTGTGAATTGAAGATAAAAATATTGGAGAGGTTTAATACCTCTCCTTGTTTTATTCTTTTTTAGTTTTTATTCTAAAAATAAAATAGTAATACTTGAAAATTACTACAGTTATTATAAATAATCTAGCATAGATATTGTCAATCATCACCAAGGGAAACATTAACATAAAATCTGAGATCATCATTAATGTTATCTTTCTCTTCAATGTCATTGATCTATCATTGATAAAATCCTCTGCATAATTCTTATATATCTTAGTGCCTCTAAACCATATATCAAAGCTATCCGAGCCCTTTACAAAAAATACGGAGGCTAATATTAAAAATGGAGTAGTTGGAAGTATAGGCAGTACAACCCCTATCATTCCAACTCCCATGGATATAATTCCTAATGTAATGAATAATAATTTATATATGTTCAACTGGTATCCTCTTTCTTATGTGTTTATTATTATGATTAATTATACCCCCTAGTAGTGATGTTTAACTATAAAATACTTTTATGATTTGTGATATACCAGTTTGGAATATATGTTTTAAAATCATCGTACCATTTTAGTACATTCTGCGCCTGCTTAAGCATTGTATTTATTTCTGCTTCTCCAAAGGGAATAGCCCAAGGAATAGCTGAGAGCTGATTAGTTCCAATATATAATGCCATTAATCTAAAAAAAGAATCTGGTACTTCATTATGGAAATATCCGTTAATATATCCCGTTGCAAATGCAGGACTAATATTAGCACAAAATACAATCCGGTTAAATTCTTCCCACGGGTCTCCATAATCCATTCTATTAAAATCAATTATGGCTAAT includes the following:
- the dinD gene encoding DNA damage-inducible protein D, with protein sequence MSNIKTYSQKIFENIKHLTEDGVEFWYGRELQKTLEYKEWRNFLLVIDKAKMACKNSEYIVEDHFVDVNNMVELGSGAQREIEDIMLSRYACYLIVQNADSRKEVIALGQTYFAVKTREREIEEDFKQLTEEEKRLAIRNELKNHNKSLAEAAQMAGIETSKDYAIFQNKGYQGLYGGLGAKEIHQKKKLKRSQQILDHMGSTELAANLFRATQTDEKLRRENIKGKNNANNTHFEVGAKVRQTIKELGGTMPEDLPTPEKSVKQIEKEKMKKELETE
- a CDS encoding YbaN family protein produces the protein MNIYKLLFITLGIISMGVGMIGVVLPILPTTPFLILASVFFVKGSDSFDIWFRGTKIYKNYAEDFINDRSMTLKRKITLMMISDFMLMFPLVMIDNIYARLFIITVVIFKYYYFIFRIKTKKE
- a CDS encoding restriction endonuclease subunit S, giving the protein MKLGEITDIKIGLVLSRKKASIKYEVESRYKLITLKNIEENGAFNEEQFETFESNDELDNGYFTEEGDILIRLSHPHTSVYIDKSKSGLLVPSYFAIIKLTTQKFIPEYITWYLNTDKVKKELMKSQTGTAISTTNKSILASLDIDEVPIEKQKKIWEIRELHLREIQLLYKLIEEKEKYYKTITDKLLKMD
- a CDS encoding type I restriction-modification system subunit M, whose protein sequence is MDNKTTQSQINQTLWEASDTFRGKIDSSIYKDYVLVMLFIKYLSDTYKEHLRKYIEKYEGNEERIKRAMSRERFILDEKSTFDYLYSKRNDPEVGEEINKALERLETENAGKLRGVFRNIDFNSEAVLGHTKDRNAMLRILLEDFAKLDLSPSKVGENDIIGDAYQFMIERFASDAGKKGGEFFTPSMVSELLARIVKPGENDRIYDPTCGSGSLLIKVVNQVPSRKVAVYGQERNGQTHSLCMMNMFLHGIDDAKIAWGDTLANPLHLEDGRLMKFQVVVANPPFSLDKWAMGFAGDNDNKFKMEANLDPYGRFDWGVPPASRGDFAFVQHMLYSLAEEGRMAVILPHGVLFRGASEERIRKQIIEMNLLDAVIGLPESLFYGTGIPACIMVFKKNRARKDILFIDASGEGNYEKDKNQNKLREQDIEKIVKTYENYETIDKYSYVASKEEVKENDYNLNIPRYVDTFEEEEPVNMEEVAKNITDIKSELTKVEEQMKRYLKELGL